From a single Lolium rigidum isolate FL_2022 chromosome 7, APGP_CSIRO_Lrig_0.1, whole genome shotgun sequence genomic region:
- the LOC124672790 gene encoding uncharacterized ATP-dependent helicase YprA-like — MAQEERELQVRALDGRSTAVTLAAAASVRDLKAALRSSFAPAQISNNFHLFLKVHLPRLSDPFALFSDGSIFFLVMKGAKLRLDAEIDSLAVSHGEFIVLVPFTRKSAQSSPAATPGEEQSANPPISPEVAAEANSAWQDIMEDLSSIPSSPHAADAAPKDLCSGSYEEDVSTGKSPSTGRTVKKRKIFKENGSSSRDTSRVDSASEQPSMNKKNGFVKSAASSCHDKHPLGPAEMVEHLKKGLGKEGQIVHIEEIPCRGASYAELPLDLSEAMKEALQSIGISRLYSHQSEAIQSSISGKHVAVATSTSSGKSLCYNIPVLESLSQDSTACALYIFPTKALAQDQLRTLLEMKKAFHTDINVNIYDGDTPREDRLWIRDNARLLITNPDMLHVSVLPCHGQFRRILSNLRYIVIDEAHSYQGAFGCHTALILRRLRRICSNIYGSHPTFMFCTATSANPREHVMELAKLDNVELIQKDGSPCGSKYFLLWNPPLYRTKEGGSKGSSVTRRSSPIVEVSYLFSEMVQHGLRCIAFCKTRKLCELVLSYTREILEVTAKELVDSICVYRAGYIAEDRRKIEADLFEGKLRGVAATNALELGIDVGHIDATLHLGFPGSVASLWQQAGRSGRRAKQSLAIYVAFEGPLDQYFMKSPHKLFGRPIEHCQVDSHNPKVLEQHLACAAYEHPLCLQYDENHFGSSLDSIMTTLKEKGYLINNPPGPFSSTMWNYIGLEKRPSQTVSIRAIEHDKYSVIDKLNNRLLEEIEESKAFFQVYEGAIYMHQGVNYLVEELDLSSRTAFCRKADVKYYTKTRDYTDINVIGGDFAYLPTVTCKTNCLKTTAQANDCQVTTKWFGFHRISKSGNKILDSVELSLPPYSYNSEAVWIRIPQSAKIAVEERKLEFRGGSHAASHAMLNILPLHMMCTSSDLGTECVNPHETRGMPERILLYDKHPGGIGIASKVKIIFGELLLAALELVSTCSCISDAGCPNCIQSLTCSEYNGVLDKEAAILILKGVIEHERSDLEVEESADHS; from the exons ATGGCGCAGGAGGAGAGGGAGCTCCAGGTCAGAGCCCTCGACGGGCGGTCTACCGCCGtgacgctcgccgccgccgcgtccgtcCGGGACCTCAAGGCCGCGCTCCGGAGCTCCTTCGCGCCCGCGCAGATCTCCAACAACTTCCACCTCTTCCTCAAGGTGCACCTCCCCCGCCTCTCTGACCCTTTTG CTTTGTTTTCTGATGGTAGCATTTTTTTTCTCGTGATGAAGGGTGCTAAACTACGATTAGACGCCGAGATTGACAGCCTTGCTGTCAGCCATGGCGAATTCATTGTTCTCGTTCCCTTTACACGGAAGTCAGCGCAGTCTTCTCCAGCGGCCACCCCAGGCGAAGAGCAGAGTGCAAATCCACCAATTTCACCGGAAGTTGCGGCTGAAGCTAATTCGGCCTGGCAAGACATTATGGAGGACCTCTCATCAATACCGAGTAGCCCACATGCTGCTGATGCTGCACCGAAAGATTTGTGTTCTGGGAGCTATGAGGAGGATGTGTCAACTGGTAAAAGCCCGTCCACTGGACGTACagtgaaaaagagaaaaatattTAAGGAAAATGGAAGTAGTTCCAGGGATACATCTCGAGTGGACAGCGCGTCGGAGCAGCCTAGCATGAATAAGAAGAATGGTTTTGTCAAATCTGCTGCATCATCATGCCAT GATAAACACCCGTTAGGACCTGCTGAAATGGTTGAACATCTGAAAAAAGGCCTTGGAAAGGAGGGGCAG ATTGTACATATTGAGGAGATACCATGCAGAGGAGCATCATATGCAGAACTACCTCTTGATCTCTCAGAAGCTATGAAGGAAGCATTACAAAGTATTGGAATATCTAGATTGTACAGCCATCAG TCCGAAGCTATACAATCTTCCATTTCTGGGAAGCATGTTGCAGTCGCAACCTCAACATCGAGTGGCAAGTCTTTGTGTTACAATATTCCTGTCCTGGAATCTCTCTCTCAAGATTCGACGGCGTGTGCTCTTTATATATTTCCGACAAAG GCTTTAGCTCAAGATCAGTTGAGGACTTTACTGGAGATGAAAAAAGCATTTCACACTGATATTAATGTTAACATCTATGATGGAGATACTCCCAGAGAAGATCGTCTGTGGATCAGGGATAATGCCCGGCTG TTAATTACCAACCCAGATATGCTGCATGTGTCAGTCTTGCCGTGTCATGGTCAATTTCGAAGGATTTTGTCAAATCTGAG GTATATTGTCATTGATGAAGCACATTCATATCAAGGAGCATTTGGCTGCCATACTGCACTTATACTTAGAAGATTGAGGCGCATTTGTTCAAATA TTTACGGCAGTCATCCTACATTCATGTTTTGTACAGCTACCTCAGCAAACCCACGTGAGCATGTTATG GAGCTGGCCAAATTGGATAATGTTGAGTTGATTCAGAAAGATGGAAGCCCGTGTGGTTCAAAATATTTTCTCTTGTGGAATCCCCCACTATATAGGACAAAAGAGGGAGGTTCAAAAGGTAGTTCAGTAACTAGGCGCTCAAG CCCAATAGTAGAGGTTTCGTATCTGTTCTCGGAGATGGTTCAGCATGGGCTCCGCTGCATTGCATTCTGTAAAACAAGGAAGCTCTGTGAGCTTGTTCTATCTTACAC GCGCGAAATTCTCGAGGTGACTGCAAAAGAACTGGTAGATTCTATTTGTGTATATCGTGCTGGCTACATTGCAGAG GACAGAAGAAAAATTGAGGCTGATCTCTTTGAGGGAAAACTTCGTGGTGTTGCTGCCACGAATGCTCTTGAGCTGGGAATTGATGTTGGACATATCGATGCAACATTGCATCTTGGATTTCCTGGTAGTGTTGCCAG TTTATGGCAACAAGCCGGAAGATCTGGAAGGAGAGCAAAACAATCATTAGCCATTTATGTAGCATTTGAGGGTCCTTTAGATCAGTATTTCATGAAATCCCCACATAAACTATTTGGCAGACCAATTGAGCACTGCCAAGTTGATTCACATAACCCAAAG GTTTTGGAACAACACCTTGCATGTGCTGCTTATGAACATCCACTATGCTTGCAATATGATGAGAATCACTTTGGTTCTAGTCTGGATAGTATAATGACGACTCTAAAAGAGAAAGGTTATCTGATTAACAATCCGCCCGGACCTTTTTCTTCTACTATGTGGAATTATATTGGGCTGGAG AAAAGACCTTCACAGACAGTGAGCATACGAGCAATTGAGCATGACAAGTACAGTGTGATAGACAAGTTAAATAACAGATTACTTGAAGAAATTGAGGAAAGTAAGGCATTTTTCCAG GTTTATGAGGGTGCTATTTACATGCATCAGGGTGTTAATTACTTAGTTGAGGAGCTTGATTTGTCATCAAGAACAGCTTTCTGCAGGAAAGCTGATGTGAAGTATTACACAAAAACACGAGACTACACTGATATCAATGTCATCGGAGGAGATTTC GCTTATCTTCCAACGGTTACATGCAAAACTAACTGTTTGAAGACAACTGCCCAAGCAAATGATTGCCAGGTGACAACCAAATGGTTTGGCTTTCATCGCATAAGTAAATCAGGCAATAAAATATTGGACAGCGTTGAACTTAGCCTACCTCCATATTCCTACAATTCTGAG GCTGTTTGGATACGGATTCCGCAGTCGGCGAAAATTGCTGTGGAGGAAAGGAAGCTAGAGTTTCGAGGTGGTTCACATGCTGCTTCACACGCTATGTTGAATATATTGCCTTT GCATATGATGTGTACTTCTTCTGACCTAGGAACAGAATGTGTAAATCCTCATGAAACCCGTGGTATGCCAGAAAGAATCCTTTTATACGATAAACATCCTGGTGGTATCGGCATAGCATCAAAG GTCAAAATAATTTTTGGGGAACTTCTACTTGCTGCTTTAGAGCTTGTTTCGACATGCAGTTGCATTAGTGATGCtggttgtccaaattgtatccaa TCGTTGACATGTAGCGAATATAATGGGGTTTTGGACAAGGAGGCGGCTATTTTGATCCTGAAG GGAGTAATTGAACACGAGAGGTCGGATCTCGAAGTGGAAGAATCTGCTGATCATAGCTGA
- the LOC124669617 gene encoding cytosolic sulfotransferase 12-like, producing the protein MAASPTITSGPVPFTDVDDGTVPKRPAKEEFGDLVAALPRKQQATLELRLYQGFWLPDHWVAGTVVFQRRFAPRRDDVILASYPKCGTTWLKALAFATMTRDAYPELAQHPLLRLNPHDCIPFLDEIFADGQEAKLESLPSPRLMNTHLPYTLLPESVTAGDVKVAYICRDPKDMVVSLWHFLERRQPGLSFVELFEHVCDGDVLFGPTWDHVLSYWHASLARPNRVLFLRYEDLLQDTSKHVRRLAQFMGRPFSAAEVSVGAVEGIVELCSFEKMKGLEVNKKGSLGAYHAIPRDAFFRKGIAGDWVNHMTPDMATRLDEIVREKFRGTGLEAL; encoded by the coding sequence ATGGCTGCCAGCCCTACCATCACTTCCGGCCCTGTTCCGTTCACAGACGTCGACGACGGTACGGTGCCGAAGCGCCCGGCCAAGGAAGAGTTTGGGGACCTCGTCGCGGCGCTGCCGCGCAAGCAACAAGCCACCCTGGAGCTGCGCCTGTACCAGGGCTTCTGGTTGCCGGATCACTGGGTCGCGGGCACCGTCGTCTTTCAGCGCCGCTTCGCCCCACGCCGCGACGACGTGATCCTCGCCAGCTACCCGAAGTGCGGCACCACGTGGCTCAAGGCGCTGGCCTTCGCCACCATGACGCGCGACGCGTACCCCGAGCTAGCCCAGCAcccgctcctccgcctcaacCCGCACGACTGCATCCCGTTCCTCGACGAGATCTTCGCCGACGGGCAGGAGGCCAAGCTCGAGAGCCTCCCGTCCCCGCGCCTTATGAACACGCATTTGCCGTACACCCTGCTCCCCGAGTCGGTCACTGCCGGCGACGTCAAGGTCGCCTACATCTGCAGGGACCCCAAGGACATGGTCGTCTCGCTGTGGCACTTCCTCGAACGACGCCAACCTGGCCTGTCGTTCGTCGAGCTATTTGAGCACGTCTGCGATGGTGACGTGCTCTTCGGCCCGACCTGGGACCACGTCCTCAGCTACTGGCACGCGAGCCTCGCGCGCCCAAACAGAGTACTCTTCCTCAGGTACGAGGACCTGCTGCAGGACACGAGCAAGCACGTAAGGAGGCTCGCGCAGTTCATGGGCCGGCCGTTCTCGGCCGCGGAGGTGAGCGTCGGTGCCGTGGAGGGCATCGTGGAGCTGTGCAGCTTCGAAAAGATGAAGGGGCTGGAGGTGAACAAGAAAGGCTCATTGGGGGCGTACCATGCTATACCCCGTGACGCCTTCTTCAGGAAAGGGATCGCCGGAGACTGGGTGAACCACATGACGCCAGATATGGCGACGCGGCTGGATGAGATTGTCCGTGAGAAGTTTCGTGGCACAGGGCTTGAGGCTCTGTGA
- the LOC124678409 gene encoding flavonol 3-sulfotransferase-like, with amino-acid sequence MATIPTVTSGPVPFTDVDDGTVPKRPAKEEFGDFVATLPRKQQAGLELRLYQGFWLPEHWVAGTVVFQRRFAQRRDDVILASYPKCGTTWLKALAFATMTRDAYPEPAQHPLLRLNPHDCIPFLDEIFADGQEAKLEKLPSPRLMNTHMPYTLLPESVTGGNVKVVYICRDPKDMVVSLWHFLRRRQPELSFAELFEHVCDGAVAVGPIWDHVLTYWHASLARPDRVLFLRYEDLLQDTGNHVRRLAEFMGRPFSAAEESGGAVEGVVELCSFEKMKGLEVNKKGSSGAYHAMPRDAFFRKGVSGDWVNHMTPDMATRLDEIVREKFRGTGLGAP; translated from the coding sequence ATGGCCACCATCCCCACCGTCACTTCCGGCCCTGTTCCGTTCACGGACGTGGACGACGGTACGGTGCCGAAGCGACCAGCCAAGGAAGAGTTTGGGGACTTTGTGGCCACCCTGCCGCGCAAGCAACAGGCCGGCCTGGAGCTGCGCCTGTACCAGGGCTTCTGGCTGCCGGAGCACTGGGTCGCGGGCACCGTCGTCTTCCAGCGCCGTTTCGCCCAGCGCCGCGACGACGTGATCCTGGCCAGCTACCCCAAGTGCGGTACCACGTGGCTGAAGGCGCTGGCCTTCGCCACCATGACGCGCGACGCATACCCGGAGCCGGCGCAGCAcccgctcctccgcctcaacCCGCACGACTGCATCCCGTTCCTCGACGAGATCTTCGCGGACGGACAGGAGGCCAAGCTGGAGAAGCTGCCGTCGCCGCGGCTCATGAACACGCACATGCCGTACACCCTACTCCCCGAGTCAGTCACCGGCGGCAACGTCAAGGTCGTGTACATCTGCAGGGACCCCAAGGACATGGTCGTCTCGCTGTGGCACTTCCTCCGGCGACGCCAGCCGGAGCTCTCGTTCGCCGAGCTGTTCGAGCACGTATGCGACGGCGCCGTGGCGGTCGGCCCGATCTGGGACCATGTACTCACCTACTGGCACGCGAGCCTCGCGCGCCCCGACCGGGTGCTCTTTCTCAGGTACGAGGACCTGCTGCAGGACACGGGCAATCATGTGAGGAGGCTGGCGGAGTTCATGGGGCGGCCGTTCTCGGCCGCCGAGGAGAGTGGTGGCGCCGTGGAGGGCGTGGTGGAGCTGTGCAGCTTCGAGAAGATGAAGGGGCTGGAGGTGAACAAGAAAGGCTCGTCGGGAGCATACCACGCCATGCCCCGTGACGCATTCTTCAGGAAAGGAGTCTCTGGAGATTGGGTGAACCACATGACGCCAGATATGGCGACGCGGCTAGATGAGATCGTCCGTGAGAAGTTTCGCGGCACGGGGCTTGGGGCTCCTTGA